From the Martelella mediterranea DSM 17316 genome, one window contains:
- a CDS encoding DUF2312 domain-containing protein has translation MADDAHGIARDQLRSIIERIERLEEEKKTIADDIKDVYAEAKGTGFDTKALRKIIALRKKDEQERMEEEAVLDTYMIALGMIRAPEEE, from the coding sequence ATGGCCGACGACGCACACGGCATAGCGCGCGATCAGTTGCGTTCGATCATCGAGCGGATCGAACGTCTGGAAGAAGAAAAGAAGACGATCGCCGACGACATCAAGGATGTCTATGCCGAGGCCAAGGGCACCGGCTTCGACACCAAGGCGCTGCGCAAGATCATCGCGTTGCGCAAGAAGGACGAGCAGGAGCGCATGGAAGAGGAAGCCGTGCTCGATACCTACATGATCGCGCTCGGCATGATCCGCGCGCCGGAAGAGGAATAG
- a CDS encoding DUF1244 domain-containing protein: MEKLSEEQKRDLEAAAFRRLVAHLGARADVQNIDLMTLAGFCRNCLANWYREAAEQDGIPMTKDEAREIVYGMPYDEWKARHQSEASDSQKAAFEAARPRD; this comes from the coding sequence ATGGAAAAGCTCAGCGAAGAACAGAAGCGCGATCTGGAGGCTGCCGCGTTCCGAAGGCTCGTCGCTCATCTCGGGGCGCGCGCCGACGTGCAGAATATCGACCTGATGACCCTTGCCGGCTTCTGCCGCAACTGCCTTGCCAACTGGTATCGCGAGGCGGCGGAACAGGATGGTATTCCCATGACCAAGGACGAGGCCCGCGAGATCGTCTACGGCATGCCTTATGATGAATGGAAGGCGCGCCACCAGAGCGAGGCGTCGGACAGCCAGAAGGCCGCGTTCGAAGCGGCCAGACCGCGCGATTGA
- a CDS encoding N-formylglutamate amidohydrolase has product MANMCAFEVLEGKYDSGLALLADHAMALVPAEYGDLGLDRSVFARHIAYDIGIEALTRALAAELSCPAVMATFSRLLIDPNRGEDDPTLIMKLSDGAIIPANHPLSPDERERRLERYHRPYHHAIDALIEKSAEATGRPPLVISLHSFTPFWKGVARPWHTGVLWDGDPRAVRPLIDALDAIEGVIVGDNEPYDGALKGDTMNRHCMEKGIAHALLEVRQDLIADAGGVALWARRIAPILAALNADDEMHVLRRFPSRA; this is encoded by the coding sequence ATGGCGAACATGTGTGCTTTTGAAGTTTTAGAAGGGAAATATGACAGCGGTTTGGCGCTGCTCGCCGATCACGCCATGGCTCTTGTGCCGGCGGAATATGGCGATCTCGGCCTCGACCGCTCGGTGTTTGCGCGCCACATCGCCTATGATATCGGGATCGAGGCGTTGACCCGCGCGCTTGCCGCCGAACTTTCCTGCCCCGCCGTCATGGCGACTTTCTCGCGGTTGCTGATCGATCCGAACCGGGGCGAGGATGATCCGACGCTGATCATGAAACTCTCCGACGGCGCGATCATTCCGGCCAATCATCCGCTGTCACCGGATGAGCGCGAGAGGCGGTTGGAGCGCTATCACCGGCCCTATCACCACGCTATCGACGCGCTCATCGAAAAGTCTGCGGAGGCCACCGGCCGACCGCCTCTGGTAATATCGCTGCACTCGTTCACGCCATTCTGGAAAGGCGTAGCGCGGCCGTGGCATACCGGTGTCCTGTGGGACGGCGATCCGCGCGCGGTGCGTCCGCTGATCGATGCGCTTGACGCCATCGAAGGCGTGATCGTCGGCGACAACGAGCCCTATGACGGGGCGCTGAAGGGCGATACCATGAACCGGCACTGCATGGAAAAGGGCATCGCCCACGCCCTGCTGGAAGTGCGCCAGGACCTGATCGCCGATGCCGGCGGCGTTGCGCTATGGGCGAGGCGGATCGCCCCCATTTTGGCCGCTTTGAACGCCGATGATGAAATGCATGTGCTGCGGCGTTTTCCCTCGCGGGCCTGA
- a CDS encoding DUF1036 domain-containing protein has protein sequence MLSTPKRLPTASSHKAFAIAGQGLTLAGTLAAGLFVAAFWSPHEARAEFRVCNDTANLVGVAVGYRAEEGWISEGWWQLPATTCATVVPGPLQSRYYYLYAEDASGSGRWTGYTNMCVAEDEFEITGVQDCFARGYQQMGFSEYDTGREESWTVQLSDTPSTQESQN, from the coding sequence ATGCTGTCAACTCCGAAACGTCTTCCCACCGCCTCCTCCCACAAAGCCTTTGCCATTGCAGGACAGGGCCTGACACTCGCCGGCACGCTTGCCGCCGGTCTGTTCGTCGCCGCCTTCTGGTCGCCGCACGAAGCCCGCGCGGAGTTCCGCGTGTGCAACGACACGGCCAACCTTGTCGGCGTGGCGGTCGGCTACCGGGCGGAAGAAGGATGGATCTCGGAGGGATGGTGGCAACTCCCGGCCACCACCTGCGCGACCGTCGTGCCCGGCCCGCTTCAATCGCGCTACTACTATCTCTACGCCGAGGATGCCTCCGGAAGCGGACGCTGGACCGGCTATACCAATATGTGCGTCGCCGAGGATGAATTCGAAATCACCGGCGTTCAGGACTGCTTTGCGCGCGGTTACCAGCAGATGGGTTTTAGCGAATATGACACAGGGCGGGAAGAAAGCTGGACCGTCCAGCTTTCCGACACCCCCTCCACCCAGGAAAGTCAGAATTGA
- the pyk gene encoding pyruvate kinase → MRRHRKVKILATLGPASSEEEQIEALHKAGADLFRINMSHASHDLMRTLTKRIRNVEARCGRPIGILCDLQGPKLRVGKFLDGKVELEVGQTFTLDDRDEPGNEKRVFLPHPEILQSVQPGHRLLIDDGKLQLRAEKCDGKSIECTVVAGTGISDRKGVSLPDTLLGVGALTEKDRADLDAVLETGDADWVALSFIQRPDDLAEVRKIARGQVGLMSKIEKPQAIERIEEIIEMSDALMVARGDLGVEMPLETVPGLQKKLIRLCRAAGKPVVVATQMLESMIESPVPTRAEVSDVATAVFEGADAIMLSAESAAGEYPVEAVSTMASIARTIEREQLYPQILYAQRPQPEATGADAISLAAREIAETLKLTAMVCYTASGTTGLRAARERPNVPILALSPVVRTARRLSVVWGLHCVVADEPTDLESMVDGACRIVVDEGIGKPGDRIIISAGVPLGTPGATNMLRIAYIGMDGRSGV, encoded by the coding sequence ATGAGACGTCACAGAAAAGTAAAGATTCTCGCCACGCTCGGCCCGGCCTCCTCCGAGGAAGAGCAGATCGAGGCGCTGCACAAGGCCGGCGCCGACCTGTTCCGAATCAATATGAGCCATGCCAGCCACGACCTGATGCGCACGCTGACCAAGCGGATTCGCAATGTCGAGGCGCGCTGCGGCCGGCCGATCGGCATTCTTTGCGACCTGCAGGGCCCCAAGCTGCGCGTCGGCAAGTTTCTCGACGGCAAGGTGGAGCTTGAGGTCGGCCAGACCTTTACGCTCGACGATCGCGACGAGCCGGGCAATGAAAAGCGCGTATTCCTGCCGCATCCTGAAATCCTGCAATCGGTTCAGCCCGGCCACCGCCTGCTGATCGATGATGGCAAGCTGCAGCTTCGCGCCGAAAAATGCGACGGCAAGAGCATCGAATGCACCGTGGTCGCCGGCACCGGCATTTCCGACCGCAAGGGCGTCAGCCTGCCCGATACGCTGCTCGGCGTCGGAGCGCTGACCGAGAAGGATCGCGCCGATCTCGACGCGGTGCTGGAAACGGGCGATGCCGACTGGGTCGCGCTGTCCTTCATCCAGCGTCCGGACGATCTGGCGGAAGTGCGCAAGATCGCGCGCGGCCAGGTGGGGCTGATGTCGAAGATCGAGAAGCCGCAGGCGATCGAGCGGATCGAGGAAATCATCGAGATGAGCGATGCGCTGATGGTGGCGCGCGGCGATCTCGGCGTCGAAATGCCGCTCGAAACCGTGCCCGGTCTTCAGAAGAAGCTGATTCGCCTGTGCCGCGCCGCCGGCAAACCTGTGGTGGTCGCCACCCAGATGCTGGAATCGATGATCGAATCGCCGGTTCCCACCCGCGCCGAGGTTTCCGACGTCGCCACTGCCGTGTTCGAGGGCGCCGACGCGATCATGCTGTCGGCAGAGTCGGCCGCGGGCGAATACCCGGTTGAAGCCGTCAGCACCATGGCCTCGATCGCCCGGACCATCGAGCGCGAGCAGCTTTATCCGCAGATCCTCTACGCCCAGCGCCCCCAGCCCGAAGCGACGGGCGCGGACGCGATATCGCTGGCCGCGCGCGAGATCGCCGAAACGCTGAAGCTGACCGCCATGGTCTGTTATACCGCGTCCGGCACCACCGGGCTGCGCGCCGCGCGCGAGCGGCCGAACGTGCCGATCCTGGCGCTGTCCCCGGTCGTCAGAACCGCGCGGCGGCTGTCGGTGGTCTGGGGCCTGCACTGCGTGGTGGCCGATGAGCCGACCGATCTCGAATCCATGGTCGACGGCGCCTGCCGGATCGTGGTCGACGAGGGCATCGGCAAGCCCGGCGACCGGATCATCATCTCCGCCGGCGTGCCGCTCGGCACCCCCGGCGCCACCAACATGCTGCGCATCGCCTATATCGGCATGGACGGCCGCTCGGGCGTGTGA
- a CDS encoding IS110 family transposase, which translates to MDALNIGIDVSRDRLDVAANTSSMAPFHVPRDHDGLEDLIARLKPLGAARIAIEATGGFETVVAAALASAGLPVVIVNPAQVRAFAQALGKRAKTDPIDAAVIARFAEATRPALRPLPDAETQALGDLVARRRQIIAMIGAENQRLKRSSQRTAKSINRLLKALQKELTDIDQDIDDSIRRSPHWRAKVELMKSVPGIGDQIARTLIAELPELGTLDRRQIAALVGLAPWTRQSGQWRGKSFIGGGRAGVRTALYMGALVAAHHNPSLRAFRDRLVAHGKPKLVAIIAVARKLITILNAILRDNHPWREQNA; encoded by the coding sequence ATGGACGCTCTTAACATCGGTATCGACGTCTCCAGGGATCGTCTGGATGTCGCCGCCAACACGTCTTCGATGGCCCCTTTTCATGTCCCGCGCGATCATGACGGGCTGGAGGACCTGATCGCGCGGCTGAAGCCGCTCGGGGCCGCACGGATCGCCATTGAGGCCACCGGCGGCTTCGAAACCGTGGTTGCGGCGGCGCTGGCTTCGGCCGGACTGCCGGTTGTCATCGTCAATCCGGCGCAGGTGCGGGCCTTTGCCCAGGCGCTCGGCAAGAGGGCCAAGACCGATCCGATCGATGCAGCCGTGATCGCCCGTTTCGCCGAGGCCACAAGGCCCGCCCTGCGGCCGCTGCCGGACGCCGAAACCCAGGCCCTGGGTGATCTCGTCGCTCGCCGGCGGCAGATCATCGCCATGATCGGCGCGGAAAACCAACGCCTGAAGCGATCGTCTCAGCGCACGGCCAAGAGCATCAACCGGCTCCTCAAGGCGCTGCAGAAGGAACTCACCGACATCGATCAGGACATTGACGACAGCATTCGCCGATCGCCCCATTGGCGGGCCAAGGTCGAGCTCATGAAGTCTGTCCCCGGTATCGGTGACCAGATCGCCCGCACCCTGATCGCCGAGCTACCGGAACTCGGCACGCTCGACCGACGTCAGATCGCCGCTCTCGTCGGACTGGCTCCATGGACGCGCCAATCCGGCCAATGGCGCGGAAAGAGCTTCATCGGCGGAGGACGCGCCGGCGTCAGAACGGCGCTCTACATGGGAGCCCTCGTTGCAGCGCATCACAATCCAAGCCTCAGGGCGTTCAGGGATCGTCTGGTCGCTCATGGAAAACCCAAACTCGTGGCCATCATCGCAGTCGCACGAAAACTCATCACCATCCTCAACGCAATCCTCCGGGACAATCATCCATGGCGCGAACAAAACGCTTGA
- a CDS encoding DUF1489 family protein has protein sequence MSLNLLKLCVGATGIDDLREWVSRRAMAAIALGQEPHSIHTTRMTPKRRDELLEGGSLYWVINGQIRARQMLLDIANHTDNQGIQRCDLVLAPQVIDTVPVPRKPFQGWRYLKPEDAPRDLDFGDGGDDMPDDLRAELAELGLL, from the coding sequence ATGAGCCTCAATCTCCTCAAACTCTGCGTCGGTGCCACCGGCATTGACGATCTGCGCGAATGGGTGTCGCGCCGCGCGATGGCGGCGATCGCGCTCGGCCAGGAGCCGCACAGCATCCACACCACGCGGATGACGCCCAAGCGCCGCGACGAACTGCTTGAGGGCGGCTCGCTCTACTGGGTCATCAACGGCCAGATCCGCGCCCGCCAGATGCTGCTCGACATCGCCAACCACACCGACAATCAGGGCATCCAGCGCTGCGACCTCGTCCTCGCGCCGCAGGTGATCGACACGGTTCCGGTGCCCCGAAAGCCGTTCCAGGGCTGGCGCTATCTCAAACCCGAGGATGCGCCCCGCGACCTGGACTTCGGCGATGGCGGCGATGATATGCCCGACGACCTGCGCGCGGAGTTGGCGGAATTGGGGTTGTTGTAG
- a CDS encoding L-serine ammonia-lyase translates to MFLSVFEVFKIGIGPSSSHTMGPMSAANRFLDLLASNDWPRPAGTVVFRLRVSLHGSLAYTGVGHASDRAVILGLAGERADSVDPDDMDSILDAIRQKGAVEPPGHPAYQFDCDEDVIFDRKEALPGHANGMTFYALNADDNVLLRQVYYSIGGGFVLTDTELAAWKEQKAFPAAEKTDENTPFPFRTAREMLEMASRSGLSIAAMKRANEEARMPRGELDAGLDSLWQAMDGCIDRGLKGEGELPGGLRVKRRAGKLYEKLSEARLSNQFDPMMANDWLSMFAMAVNEENAAGGRVVTAPTNGAAGVVPATLRYFREFQKPMGTAAIRDFLLTAAAIGGIIKTNASISGAEVGCQGEVGSASAMAAAGLAAAMGGTPEQVENAAEIALEHHLGMTCDPIAGLVQVPCIERNALGAVKAVTAASLALKGDGSHFVPLDNCIETMRQTGRDMHEKYKETSTGGLAVNVVDC, encoded by the coding sequence TTGTTTCTGTCGGTATTTGAAGTCTTCAAGATCGGGATCGGCCCGTCGAGCTCCCACACGATGGGGCCGATGTCGGCGGCCAACCGGTTCCTTGATTTGCTCGCCTCAAACGACTGGCCGCGCCCAGCCGGAACGGTCGTCTTCCGGCTGAGGGTAAGCCTGCACGGTTCGCTCGCCTATACCGGCGTCGGCCATGCGAGCGACCGCGCCGTGATCCTCGGCCTTGCCGGCGAGCGGGCGGATAGCGTCGATCCGGATGACATGGACTCTATTCTCGACGCGATCCGCCAAAAGGGCGCGGTCGAACCGCCCGGCCACCCCGCCTACCAGTTCGATTGCGACGAGGATGTGATCTTCGACCGCAAGGAAGCGCTGCCGGGTCACGCCAACGGCATGACGTTCTACGCGCTTAATGCGGATGACAACGTGCTTTTGCGGCAGGTCTATTATTCGATCGGCGGCGGCTTCGTTCTCACCGATACCGAGCTTGCGGCCTGGAAGGAGCAGAAGGCCTTTCCCGCCGCCGAGAAGACAGACGAGAACACGCCATTCCCGTTCCGCACCGCCAGGGAAATGCTGGAGATGGCCAGCCGGTCCGGCCTCAGTATCGCCGCCATGAAACGCGCCAATGAGGAGGCGCGCATGCCGCGCGGCGAACTCGACGCCGGACTCGATTCGCTGTGGCAGGCGATGGATGGCTGCATTGATCGCGGGCTGAAGGGCGAGGGCGAACTGCCCGGCGGGCTCAGGGTCAAACGGCGCGCCGGCAAGCTTTACGAGAAGTTGTCCGAGGCGCGGCTTTCCAACCAGTTCGACCCGATGATGGCCAATGACTGGCTGTCGATGTTCGCCATGGCCGTCAACGAGGAAAATGCCGCCGGCGGCCGTGTCGTGACCGCGCCGACCAATGGCGCGGCCGGCGTGGTACCGGCGACGCTGCGCTATTTCCGCGAGTTCCAGAAACCGATGGGCACCGCCGCGATCCGCGACTTCCTGCTGACGGCGGCGGCGATCGGCGGCATCATCAAGACCAATGCGTCGATCTCCGGCGCCGAGGTCGGCTGTCAGGGCGAGGTCGGCTCGGCCTCCGCCATGGCCGCCGCGGGGCTCGCCGCCGCCATGGGCGGTACGCCGGAACAGGTGGAAAACGCCGCCGAAATCGCGCTCGAACACCATCTAGGCATGACCTGCGACCCGATCGCGGGGCTCGTCCAGGTGCCCTGCATCGAGCGCAATGCGCTCGGCGCGGTCAAGGCGGTCACCGCCGCCTCGCTGGCGCTGAAGGGCGATGGCAGCCATTTCGTGCCGCTCGACAATTGCATCGAGACCATGCGCCAGACCGGCCGCGACATGCACGAGAAATACAAGGAAACCTCCACCGGCGGGCTGGCCGTCAATGTGGTGGATTGCTGA
- a CDS encoding DUF599 domain-containing protein: MTTVDLLALLFFLGCWFLFDSIVVGRFRLVSRRSLTEVMSIHRKRWMLNALTRDLKIIDTQIMAGLQNGTAFFASTSIFAIGGCFALMGEADTAQSLFQDLPLLTPSTRAAFEMKAGGLAAIFGYSFFKFGWSYRLFNYNTILFGSLPMMAETERDREKAERLAERIAEINIIAARHFNTGLRAIFLSIGYLGWFLGPYAFIATTAFVFMILMRRQYFSDARKTVIAALEGAEEKP, encoded by the coding sequence ATGACGACAGTCGATCTATTGGCGCTTCTCTTCTTTCTCGGCTGCTGGTTTCTGTTCGACAGCATCGTTGTCGGCCGTTTCCGCCTCGTTTCCCGCCGCAGCCTGACGGAGGTGATGTCGATCCACCGCAAGCGCTGGATGCTGAACGCACTGACGCGCGACCTCAAGATCATCGATACCCAGATCATGGCCGGGCTGCAGAACGGCACGGCGTTTTTCGCCTCGACCTCGATCTTCGCGATCGGCGGCTGTTTCGCGCTGATGGGAGAAGCCGACACCGCGCAATCGCTGTTTCAGGACCTGCCGCTGCTGACGCCGAGCACGCGCGCGGCGTTCGAGATGAAGGCGGGCGGGCTTGCCGCGATCTTCGGCTACTCCTTCTTCAAGTTCGGCTGGTCCTACCGTCTGTTCAACTACAACACCATCCTGTTCGGCAGCCTGCCGATGATGGCGGAGACGGAGCGCGACAGAGAGAAGGCCGAACGGCTGGCAGAGCGGATCGCGGAGATCAACATCATCGCCGCGCGCCATTTCAATACCGGCCTGCGCGCCATCTTCCTGTCGATCGGCTATCTGGGCTGGTTTCTCGGCCCCTACGCCTTCATCGCCACCACCGCCTTCGTATTCATGATCCTGATGCGGCGGCAGTATTTTTCGGATGCGCGGAAAACCGTCATAGCTGCCCTTGAGGGCGCGGAGGAAAAGCCTTGA
- a CDS encoding DUF1624 domain-containing protein, with protein MSETIVQRRRIHAIDAARGIALIAMAIYHFTWDLDFFGYVRSGLATTGGWAIFAHLIAGSFLFVAGYSLWMAQGGGIRMASFLKRLGILVLASLAISIVSWFTTPDAVIYFGILHNIAVASIIGLFFLRVPALVTLVVAVVALILPHYVSFDALDPRWLAWIGMAAHPPSSNDYVPLFPWIGPFLAGLAVSKLSLDWLKRQKQVPKNENILTFFGRHSLVFYLLHQPILFGLVYAATLVVPPDPSPAYISSCQASCERTDDAAFCASYCACTLDTLKEEGLLGPLMRNQTTEQDAVALGRISMMCSSR; from the coding sequence TTGAGCGAGACTATAGTTCAACGACGGCGGATCCATGCCATCGACGCCGCGCGCGGGATCGCGCTCATTGCGATGGCGATCTACCACTTCACCTGGGATCTCGACTTTTTCGGCTATGTCCGATCCGGGCTCGCGACCACCGGCGGCTGGGCGATCTTTGCCCACCTGATCGCCGGCAGTTTCCTGTTCGTGGCCGGCTACAGCCTGTGGATGGCGCAGGGCGGCGGCATCCGGATGGCCTCGTTCCTGAAGCGTCTCGGCATACTGGTGCTGGCTTCGCTGGCGATCTCCATCGTTTCGTGGTTCACGACGCCGGACGCGGTGATCTATTTCGGAATCCTGCATAATATCGCGGTCGCCTCGATCATCGGCCTGTTTTTCCTGCGCGTCCCCGCGCTCGTGACACTGGTGGTCGCCGTCGTTGCGCTTATTCTGCCGCATTATGTCAGTTTCGATGCGCTCGACCCGCGCTGGCTCGCCTGGATCGGCATGGCGGCGCATCCGCCTTCTTCCAACGACTATGTGCCGCTATTTCCCTGGATCGGCCCGTTTCTGGCCGGACTGGCGGTCTCGAAGCTCTCGCTCGACTGGCTGAAGCGTCAGAAGCAGGTGCCGAAGAACGAAAACATTCTCACCTTTTTCGGCCGCCACAGCCTGGTCTTCTACCTGTTGCACCAGCCGATCCTGTTCGGCCTCGTCTATGCCGCCACGCTGGTGGTCCCGCCCGATCCCTCGCCCGCCTACATCTCCAGTTGCCAGGCGAGCTGCGAGCGCACCGATGACGCCGCCTTCTGTGCGTCCTACTGCGCCTGCACGCTCGATACGCTCAAGGAAGAAGGCTTGCTCGGTCCGCTGATGCGCAACCAGACCACGGAGCAGGACGCCGTCGCGCTCGGTCGCATTTCGATGATGTGCAGCAGCCGCTGA
- a CDS encoding MerR family transcriptional regulator yields MQRRHYSISELTREFGVSTRTLRFYEDEGLLQPERRGRTRLYSEGERLMLKEILRSRRIGLSLSEIKDVLALFHGLPSETKELKRTMESIKAWREAMRQKRRDIDEMMNELDLAEENCLGRLAEIGVGT; encoded by the coding sequence GTGCAGAGAAGGCATTATTCGATTTCGGAATTGACGCGCGAGTTTGGAGTCTCGACACGAACGCTTCGCTTCTATGAGGATGAGGGCCTGCTGCAACCCGAACGCCGGGGTCGAACGAGGCTTTACAGCGAGGGTGAGCGGCTGATGCTCAAGGAAATCCTCCGCAGCCGCCGTATCGGTCTTTCTCTTTCCGAGATCAAGGACGTGCTCGCCCTGTTCCATGGCCTTCCCAGCGAAACAAAAGAGCTCAAGCGGACGATGGAATCGATCAAGGCCTGGCGCGAAGCGATGCGCCAGAAGCGCCGCGACATCGACGAGATGATGAACGAACTCGATCTCGCCGAGGAAAACTGCCTCGGACGGCTCGCCGAAATCGGCGTCGGCACCTGA
- the mgtE gene encoding magnesium transporter, which translates to MSHLDEVLPGQNEPPRDALLEIYNEEGAVSAEFIARVEQAIEDGDVDFLREQIAGRHESETGDVIEALSHENRPELVRLLGEDFDLTALTEVDEAIRLNIIESLPPEQFATALTALDSDDAVYILEDLADEEREEILSKLPFTERIRFARSLDYPESSAGRRMQTEFVAVPPFWTVGQTIDYMREDEELPDSFSQIFVVDPTFRLLGAVYLDQILRTKRQVKIEAIMHDTNHPIAAELDQEEAAQVFEQYDLLSAAVVDSNDRLVGVLTIDDVVDVIHEEADEDIKRLGGVGDEELSDNIMRAVRSRFGWLLINMCTAFMSASVIGLFDESIGQMIALAVLMPVVASMGGNAGTQTMTVTVRALATRDLDIYNAARIIRREAGVGLFNGLAFAILIALAAGYWFDNPQLGGVVAAAMIINMFAAAMAGILIPLLLDRAGADPAISSSVFVTTTTDVIGFFSFLGIATWWFNI; encoded by the coding sequence ATGAGCCATCTGGACGAAGTATTGCCGGGTCAGAACGAACCGCCGCGCGACGCGCTCCTGGAAATCTACAATGAGGAAGGCGCCGTCAGCGCCGAGTTCATCGCCCGCGTCGAACAGGCGATCGAAGACGGCGATGTCGATTTTCTGCGCGAGCAGATCGCGGGCCGCCACGAATCCGAGACTGGCGACGTTATCGAGGCGCTGTCTCATGAAAACCGTCCGGAACTGGTGCGGCTTCTGGGCGAGGATTTCGACCTCACGGCGCTGACCGAGGTCGATGAGGCGATCCGCCTCAACATCATCGAATCGCTGCCCCCCGAACAGTTCGCCACCGCGCTGACCGCGCTCGATTCCGACGACGCCGTCTACATTCTCGAAGACCTCGCCGACGAGGAGCGGGAGGAAATCCTCTCCAAGCTCCCCTTTACCGAGCGGATCCGCTTCGCCCGCTCGCTCGACTATCCCGAAAGCTCGGCCGGCCGGCGCATGCAGACCGAATTCGTGGCCGTCCCGCCGTTCTGGACCGTCGGCCAGACGATCGACTACATGCGCGAGGATGAGGAACTGCCCGACAGTTTCTCGCAGATTTTCGTGGTCGATCCGACATTCCGCCTCCTGGGCGCCGTCTATCTCGACCAGATCCTGCGCACCAAGCGCCAGGTCAAGATCGAAGCGATCATGCACGACACCAACCACCCGATCGCCGCCGAGCTCGACCAGGAAGAGGCGGCGCAGGTATTCGAGCAGTACGACCTTCTCTCCGCCGCCGTTGTCGACAGCAATGACCGTCTCGTCGGCGTGCTGACCATCGATGACGTCGTTGACGTGATCCACGAGGAGGCCGACGAGGATATCAAGCGCCTCGGCGGCGTCGGCGACGAGGAACTCTCGGATAATATCATGCGCGCGGTGCGCTCGCGTTTCGGCTGGTTGCTGATCAATATGTGCACCGCATTCATGTCGGCGAGCGTAATCGGCCTGTTCGACGAATCGATCGGCCAGATGATCGCGCTCGCGGTGCTGATGCCAGTGGTCGCCTCCATGGGCGGCAATGCCGGCACCCAGACGATGACGGTAACGGTGCGCGCGCTCGCCACCCGCGACCTCGATATCTACAATGCGGCCCGGATCATCCGAAGGGAGGCCGGCGTCGGCCTATTCAACGGGCTCGCCTTCGCGATTCTGATCGCGCTTGCCGCCGGCTACTGGTTCGACAATCCCCAGCTTGGCGGGGTCGTGGCCGCCGCGATGATCATCAACATGTTCGCCGCCGCCATGGCCGGCATCCTCATTCCGCTGCTTCTCGACCGGGCCGGCGCCGACCCCGCCATATCATCGTCGGTTTTTGTGACCACCACCACAGATGTGATTGGTTTTTTCTCATTTTTGGGAATTGCGACCTGGTGGTTTAATATCTAG